The following are from one region of the Serinus canaria isolate serCan28SL12 chromosome 8, serCan2020, whole genome shotgun sequence genome:
- the RGS18 gene encoding regulator of G-protein signaling 18 isoform X1, with amino-acid sequence MENPLLLFPQLNISASKDKPYHKVMKSAIKEEPHKASKPGAKQKRNRLSLLLQKPEFHESDHLGKPGNLTKAASSVSPEEAVKWGESFDKLLSEKVQTFSFVAGLDAFTKFLKTEFSEENIEFWIACEDYKKSKSAHELLPKAKAIFETFVQKDAPKEVNLDFHTKEATSQSMGQPLRNTFDAAQSTVYRLMEQDSYPRFLCSAAYRGLLQGRPAARAPLRRRSRSFTVSDFKGVRPDLTVW; translated from the exons ATGGAGAACCCACTTCTTTTATTCCCCCAACTCAACATTTCTGCTTCAAAGGATAAACCCTATCACAAAGTCATGAAATCAGCGATTAAGGAAGAGCCACACAAGGCAAGCAAGCCTGG AGCTAAGCAGAAGAGAAATAGGCtgagcctgctcctgcagaaaccTGAATTCCATGAAAGTGATCACCTTGGCAAACCTGGAAACTTGACAAAAGCAGCAAG CAGTGTGTCTCCTGAAGAAGCAGTGAAATGGGGAGAGTCTTTTGACAAACTACTTTCTGAGAAAG TTCAAACTTTCTCTTTTGTAGCTGGGCTGGATGCCTTCACAAAGTTTCTGAAAACTGAGTTCAGTGAGGAGAACATTGAGTTCTGGATAGCCTGCGAGGAttacaagaaaagcaaaagtgcACATGAACTTCTGCCAAAAGCCAAGGCCATTTTTGAAACATTCGTACAGAAAGATGCTCCAAAAGAG GTGAATCTGGACTTTCACACCAAGGAAGCCACAAGCCAGAgcatggggcagcccctgcGCAACACCTTCGACGCGGCGCAGAGCACGGTGTACCGGCTGATGGAGCAGGACAGCTACCCTCGCTTCCTGTGCTCCGCGGCCTACCGGGGCCTGCTGCAGGGCCGGCCCGCGGCCCGCGCCCCGCTgcgccgccgctcccgctcctTCACCGTCAGCGACTTCAAGGGCGTGCGGCCGGACCTCACC
- the RGS18 gene encoding regulator of G-protein signaling 18 isoform X3 produces the protein MENPLLLFPQLNISASKDKPYHKVMKSAIKEEPHKASKPGAKQKRNRLSLLLQKPEFHESDHLGKPGNLTKAASSVSPEEAVKWGESFDKLLSEKAGLDAFTKFLKTEFSEENIEFWIACEDYKKSKSAHELLPKAKAIFETFVQKDAPKEVNLDFHTKEATSQSMGQPLRNTFDAAQSTVYRLMEQDSYPRFLCSAAYRGLLQGRPAARAPLRRRSRSFTVSDFKGVRPDLTVW, from the exons ATGGAGAACCCACTTCTTTTATTCCCCCAACTCAACATTTCTGCTTCAAAGGATAAACCCTATCACAAAGTCATGAAATCAGCGATTAAGGAAGAGCCACACAAGGCAAGCAAGCCTGG AGCTAAGCAGAAGAGAAATAGGCtgagcctgctcctgcagaaaccTGAATTCCATGAAAGTGATCACCTTGGCAAACCTGGAAACTTGACAAAAGCAGCAAG CAGTGTGTCTCCTGAAGAAGCAGTGAAATGGGGAGAGTCTTTTGACAAACTACTTTCTGAGAAAG CTGGGCTGGATGCCTTCACAAAGTTTCTGAAAACTGAGTTCAGTGAGGAGAACATTGAGTTCTGGATAGCCTGCGAGGAttacaagaaaagcaaaagtgcACATGAACTTCTGCCAAAAGCCAAGGCCATTTTTGAAACATTCGTACAGAAAGATGCTCCAAAAGAG GTGAATCTGGACTTTCACACCAAGGAAGCCACAAGCCAGAgcatggggcagcccctgcGCAACACCTTCGACGCGGCGCAGAGCACGGTGTACCGGCTGATGGAGCAGGACAGCTACCCTCGCTTCCTGTGCTCCGCGGCCTACCGGGGCCTGCTGCAGGGCCGGCCCGCGGCCCGCGCCCCGCTgcgccgccgctcccgctcctTCACCGTCAGCGACTTCAAGGGCGTGCGGCCGGACCTCACC
- the RGS18 gene encoding regulator of G-protein signaling 18 isoform X2, whose translation MENPLLLFPQLNISASKDKPYHKVMKSAIKEEPHKASKPGAKQKRNRLSLLLQKPEFHESDHLGKPGNLTKAASVSPEEAVKWGESFDKLLSEKVQTFSFVAGLDAFTKFLKTEFSEENIEFWIACEDYKKSKSAHELLPKAKAIFETFVQKDAPKEVNLDFHTKEATSQSMGQPLRNTFDAAQSTVYRLMEQDSYPRFLCSAAYRGLLQGRPAARAPLRRRSRSFTVSDFKGVRPDLTVW comes from the exons ATGGAGAACCCACTTCTTTTATTCCCCCAACTCAACATTTCTGCTTCAAAGGATAAACCCTATCACAAAGTCATGAAATCAGCGATTAAGGAAGAGCCACACAAGGCAAGCAAGCCTGG AGCTAAGCAGAAGAGAAATAGGCtgagcctgctcctgcagaaaccTGAATTCCATGAAAGTGATCACCTTGGCAAACCTGGAAACTTGACAAAAGCAGCAAG TGTGTCTCCTGAAGAAGCAGTGAAATGGGGAGAGTCTTTTGACAAACTACTTTCTGAGAAAG TTCAAACTTTCTCTTTTGTAGCTGGGCTGGATGCCTTCACAAAGTTTCTGAAAACTGAGTTCAGTGAGGAGAACATTGAGTTCTGGATAGCCTGCGAGGAttacaagaaaagcaaaagtgcACATGAACTTCTGCCAAAAGCCAAGGCCATTTTTGAAACATTCGTACAGAAAGATGCTCCAAAAGAG GTGAATCTGGACTTTCACACCAAGGAAGCCACAAGCCAGAgcatggggcagcccctgcGCAACACCTTCGACGCGGCGCAGAGCACGGTGTACCGGCTGATGGAGCAGGACAGCTACCCTCGCTTCCTGTGCTCCGCGGCCTACCGGGGCCTGCTGCAGGGCCGGCCCGCGGCCCGCGCCCCGCTgcgccgccgctcccgctcctTCACCGTCAGCGACTTCAAGGGCGTGCGGCCGGACCTCACC
- the RGS18 gene encoding regulator of G-protein signaling 18 isoform X4, which translates to MENPLLLFPQLNISASKDKPYHKVMKSAIKEEPHKASKPGAKQKRNRLSLLLQKPEFHESDHLGKPGNLTKAASVSPEEAVKWGESFDKLLSEKAGLDAFTKFLKTEFSEENIEFWIACEDYKKSKSAHELLPKAKAIFETFVQKDAPKEVNLDFHTKEATSQSMGQPLRNTFDAAQSTVYRLMEQDSYPRFLCSAAYRGLLQGRPAARAPLRRRSRSFTVSDFKGVRPDLTVW; encoded by the exons ATGGAGAACCCACTTCTTTTATTCCCCCAACTCAACATTTCTGCTTCAAAGGATAAACCCTATCACAAAGTCATGAAATCAGCGATTAAGGAAGAGCCACACAAGGCAAGCAAGCCTGG AGCTAAGCAGAAGAGAAATAGGCtgagcctgctcctgcagaaaccTGAATTCCATGAAAGTGATCACCTTGGCAAACCTGGAAACTTGACAAAAGCAGCAAG TGTGTCTCCTGAAGAAGCAGTGAAATGGGGAGAGTCTTTTGACAAACTACTTTCTGAGAAAG CTGGGCTGGATGCCTTCACAAAGTTTCTGAAAACTGAGTTCAGTGAGGAGAACATTGAGTTCTGGATAGCCTGCGAGGAttacaagaaaagcaaaagtgcACATGAACTTCTGCCAAAAGCCAAGGCCATTTTTGAAACATTCGTACAGAAAGATGCTCCAAAAGAG GTGAATCTGGACTTTCACACCAAGGAAGCCACAAGCCAGAgcatggggcagcccctgcGCAACACCTTCGACGCGGCGCAGAGCACGGTGTACCGGCTGATGGAGCAGGACAGCTACCCTCGCTTCCTGTGCTCCGCGGCCTACCGGGGCCTGCTGCAGGGCCGGCCCGCGGCCCGCGCCCCGCTgcgccgccgctcccgctcctTCACCGTCAGCGACTTCAAGGGCGTGCGGCCGGACCTCACC